The Bos javanicus breed banteng chromosome 18, ARS-OSU_banteng_1.0, whole genome shotgun sequence genome has a segment encoding these proteins:
- the PLEKHG2 gene encoding pleckstrin homology domain-containing family G member 2 isoform X1, with protein sequence MPEGARGLGLSKPSPSLGHRGEVCDCAAVCDTRTAAPATPAMTSPRGSGSSTSLSTVGSEGDPAPGPTPACSASRPEPLPGPPIRLHLSPVGTPGSAKPSRLERVAREIVETERAYVRDLRSIVEDYLGPLLDGGVLGLSAEQVGTLFANIEDIYEFSRELLEDLEGSSSAGGIAECFVQRSEDFDIYTLYCMNYPSSLALLRELSLSPPAAMWLQERQAQLHHSLPLQSFLLKPVQRILKYHLLLQELGKHWAEGPDAGGREMVEEAIVSMTAVAWYINDMKRKQEHAARLQEVQRRLGGWTGPDLSAFGELVLEGAFRGGGGSGPRLRGGERLLFLFSRMLLVAKRRGPEYTYKGHIFCCNLSVSENPRDPLGFKVSDLTIPKHRHLLQARNQEEKRLWIHCLQRLFFENHPASIPAKAKQVLLENSLHCAPKSKPIPEPLTPPVGSPRPRDARSFTPGRRNTAPSPGPTATRRGRRQSEPLKDLYVMFPHNAKPRLKHTGSAGELYPPLEPQPPGPTSGPPEDLEDTGPPTLDPSGPSITEEILELLNQRGLRDPGGPLQPPPHDVPKFPGDSQVPGDSDTLTFQGLPSRDSSEEEEEEELDMDEREPSPLHVLEGLEGSSAAEIADIPSLSKSPDRPSLPEMPSLSEIPQMPCLPSLSDISSVFEMPCLPAIPSVPDIPSLPSAAPQLPCDSWLQGPPQELDETLATRRELFPGSTSGKLGEPSSEDRAGREEDEGGSFPEFQPPDVTQDQGFSHELEFRSCSEIRSAWQALEQGQLARPGFPEPLLILEDSDLSGGGGSGGGKAGVPTSERSASRVRELARLYSERIQHMQRAETRASANAPRRRPRALAQPQLLPGLSQEQAEPGPLPAFGHVLVCELAFPLTCAQESVPLSPAARVQAATPLTKQGGCQDSQGLHVSSLPEQDHLSLQVPAATPLPEQGSLWNTQIPATTPLLEQEDPPDSQAAAVTISPDQGHLEIQAPAATPLQEHRDHVDTQVPSSTSTLEQGGHVDVQLPTNPASAKRGSSSDVMVSATSPAPKQEGCWDSQSPTDTPVTKPGASRDVQSPATACGPAVDPLLIHRSSLDPQMPADTPLPLQRDLPDIQVPGTSPLPVHGGHLDRQIPANAPLSLPQDPPDFQVPAAKPLPQTAGLTDADTQVQALPPLPQQGGLRDTQGRAAAPWLQEQSLTDLQVQKLTPLLGQKGLTNDQVPAAMPLPEQGGPTDTQDPLPTPVQTTVLLAKQGGPSVSHAARSESSDLTPPHSPPPPTRKLLGPNAAALSRYLAASYISQSLARRQGPGGEGPPASWGPWSSSAPTSRAPSPPPQPQPPPPPARRLSYATTVNIHVGGGGRLRPAKAQVRLNHPALLATPQESVSLRRAQGGPDAPFHM encoded by the exons ATGCCCGAGGGAGCCCGTGGACTGGGCCTGTCCAAACCCAGCCCTAGCCTCGGCCACAGAGGTGAAGTGTGTGACTGTGCGGCTGTGTGTGACACTCGGACAG CAGCCCCTGCCACCCCCGCCATGACCTCCCCCCGAGGTTCTGGGAGCTCCACATCCTTGAGCACTGTGGGCTCTGAGGGAGACCCGGCTCCgggccccaccccagcctgctCAGCCTCGAGGCCAGAGCCCCTTCCAGGGCCCCCCATCCGCCTGCATCTGTCGCCCGTGGGGACCCCGGGTTCTGCGAAACCCTCGAGGCTGGAGCGTGTGGCCCGTGAGATCGTGGAGACAGAGCGGGCCTACGTCCGGGACCTCCGAAGCATCGTGGAG GACTATCTGGGCCCTCTGCTGGATGGTGGGGTCCTGGGGCTGAGTGCGGAGCAGGTGGGCACGCTGTTTGCCAACATTGAGGACATCTACGAGTTCAGCAG ggaGCTCCTGGAAGACCTGGAGGGCAGCAGCAGCGCCGGGGGCATCGCCGAGTGCTTCGTGCAGAGG AGTGAGGATTTTGACATCTACACGTTGTACTGCATGAACTACCCGAG CTCCCTGGCCCTACTCCGGGAGCTGTCACTGTCCCCGCCAGCAGCCATGTGGCTGCAAGAGCGCCAGGCCCAGCTCCATCACTCGCTGCCCCTGCAGAGCTTCCTGCTGAAGCCTGTCCAGCGCATCCTCAAGTACCATCTGCTGCTGCAG GAGCTGGGCAAGCACTGGGCGGAGGGCCCAGATGCCGGGGGCCGCGAGATGGTGGAGGAGGCTATTGTGTCCATGACAGCGGTCGCCTGGTATATCAATGACATGAAACGCAAACAGGAGCATGCTGCGCGCCTCCAG GAGGTGCAGCGGCGGCTGGGCGGCTGGACCGGTCCGGACCTCAGCGCTTTTGGGGAGCTAGTGCTGGAGGGCGCATTCCGAGGTGGTGGAGGGAGCGGCCCCCGACTTCGAGGGGGTGAACGGCTGCTCTTTCTGTTCTCACGGATGCTGCTCGTGGCCAAGCGCCGGGGACCGGAATACACCTACAAGGGCCACATCTTT TGCTGCAACCTGAGTGTCAGCGAGAACCCTCGAGACCCTCTAGGGTTCAAGGTGTCCGATCTGACCATTCCCAAGCACAGGCACCTGCTCCAG gcCAGGAACCAAGAAGAGAAGAGGCTGTGGATTCACTGTCTCCAGCGCCTCTTCTTTGAGAACCACCCCGCCTCCATCCCTGCCAAG GCAAAACAAGTCCTCCTTGAAAACAGCCTGCACT GTGCTCCTAAAAGCAAGCCTATCCCAGAGCCCCTTACACCCCCAGTTGGGTCTCCCCGACCTCGAGATGCTAGAAGTTTCACTCCTGGACGAAGGAACACAG CTCCATCACCAGGACCCACCGCTACCCGTCGCGGCCGCAGACAGTCTG AGCCTCTGAAGGACCTTTACGTCATGTTTCCACACAACG CTAAGCCTAGACTCAAG CACACTGGCAGTGCGGGGGAGCTCTACCCGCCCCTGGAGCCTCAGCCACCAGGTCCCACTTCTGGACCCCCTGAGGACCTGGAGGACACAGGACCCCCCACGCTGGACCCTTCTGGGCCCTCAATCACTGAAGAAATCCTGGAGCTCCTGAACCAAAGAGGCCTCCGGGATCCAGGG GGCCCACTGCAGCCACCCCCCCATGATGTTCCCAAGTTCCCCGGAGACTCCCAAGTGCCAGGCGACAGTGACACCCTCACATTCCAAGGCCTGCCCAGCCGAGACTcttcagaagaggaggaggaagaagaactggacatggatgaACGGGAGCCTTCCCCACTCCACGTCCTGGAGGGGCTCGAAGGTTCCAGTGCAGCTGAAATTGCTGACATTCCCAGCCTTTCCAAAAGCCCCGACAGACCCAGCCTCCCTGAAATGCCCAGCCTTTCTGAAATTCCCCAGAtgccctgcctccccagcctctcTGACATTTCCAGTGTTTTTGAAATGCCCTGCCTTCCAGCCATTCCTAGCGTCCCCGACATTCCTAGTCTTCCCAGCGCTGCCCCCCAGCTCCCCTGTGACTCCTGGCTCCAGGGACCCCCACAGGAGCTGGATGAGACTCTAGCCACCCGGAGAGAACTTTTCCCTGGAAGCACTTCTGGAAAACTGGGCGAGCCCTCCTCAGAAGACAGGGCAGGGCGAGAGGAGGATGAAGGAGGATCATTTCCAGAATTCCAGCCCCCAGATGTCACCCAGGATCAGGGATTCTCACATGAGCTGGAGTTCCGCTCTTGCTCTGAAATCCGGAGCGCCTGGCAGGCCCTGGAGCAGGGGCAGCTGGCCCGGCCGGGTTTTCCTGAGCCACTGCTGATCCTGGAAGACTCGGACCTGAGTGGGGGCGGTGGCAGTGGAGGAGGGAAGGCGGGAGTCCCGACTTCGGAGAGGTCAGCATCCCGAGTGCGAGAGTTGGCCCGGCTTTACAGTGAACGGATCCAGCACATGCAGCGGGCGGAGACCCGGGCATCGGCCAACGCACCCCGCCGCAGGCCTCGGGCTCTGGCCCAGCCGCAGCTGTTACCTGGCCTGTCCCAGGAGCAGGCCGAGCCAG GACCCCTGCCTGCCTTTGGACACGTGCTGGTGTGTGAGCTGGCCTTTCCTCTAACCTGTGCCCAGGAATCTGTCCCCCTTAGCCCTGCTGCCCGGGTTCAAGCTGCCACACCTTTGACTAAGCAGGGAGGCTGCCAGGACAGCCAGGGTCTACATGTTTCAAGTTTGCCTGAGCAagaccatctgagcctccaggttcCAGCTGCTACCCCGCTGCCTGAGCAAGGAAGCCTCTGGAATACCCAGATTCCAGCCACCACACCTTTGCTGGAGCAGGAAGACCCCCCAGACAGCCAGGCTGCAGCTGTTACAATTTCACCAGATCAAGGCCACTTGGAAATCCAAGCTCCAGCTGCCACTCCTTTGCAGGAGCATAGAGACCACGTGGATACTCAGGTTCCTTCTAGCACCTCAACTCTTGAGCAAGGAGGCCACGTGGACGTACAGCTTCCCACCAACCCAGCTTCAGCCAAGCGGGGAAGTTCCTCTGATGTCATGGTTTCAGCCACCAGTCCTGCGCCCAAGCAAGAAGGCTGCTGGGACAGCCAGAGCCCAACTGACACCCCTGTAACTAAGCCGGGAGCCTCCAGGGATGTTCAGTCCCCAGCCACTGCCTGTGGGCCAGCCGTTGATCCTTTGCTTATACACAGAAGCAGCCTGGATCCTCAGATGCCAGCTGATACCCCACTGCCCTTGCAGCGTGACCTCCCAGACATTCAGGTTCCGGGTACCTCACCTTTGCCTGTACACGGAGGCCACTTGGACCGTCAGATCCCAGCCAATGCCCCGCTGTCCTTGCCCCAGGACCCCCCAGATTTTCAGGTTCCAGCTGCCAAACCTTTGCCCCAGACCGCAGGACTCACGGACGCGGACACCCAGGTCCAAGCTCTCCCGCCTTTGCCCCAGCAGGGAGGCCTCCGAGACACCCAGGGTCGTGCCGCTGCACCTTGGCTTCAGGAACAAAGCCTCACAGACCTCCAGGTTCAGAAGCTGACACCTTTGTTGGGACAGAAGGGCCTCACGAATGACCAGGTTCCAGCTGCCATGCCTTTGCCCGAGCAAGGAGGCCCTACGGACACTCAGGACCCGTTACCTACCCCAGTCCAGACCACCGTGCTTTTGGCCAAACAAGGAGGCCCCTCAGTCTCTCACGCTGCCAGATCAGAGTCTTCAGACTTGACTCCACCCCACAGTCCCCCACCCCCGACACGGAAGCTCCTGGGCCCCAATGCGGCTGCCCTTTCAAGATACCTGGCAGCTTCATACATCAGCCAGAGCCTGGCTCGGCGACAGGGGCCTGGAGGAGAGGGTCCCCCAGCCTCCTGGGGCCCTTGGTCCTCCTCTGCCCCCACATCACGGGCACCTTCACCGCCACCCCAGCCCCAacccccaccgcccccagccCGGAGGCTCAGCTATGCCACCACGGTCAACATCCACGTCGGAGGTGGTGGGCGGCTACGGCCAGCCAAGGCCCAGGTCAGGTTGAACCATCCTGCTCTCTTGGCAACCCCCCAAGAATCTGTGAGTCTCCGCAGAGCCCAGGGGGGCCCCGATGCCCCTTTCCACATGTGA
- the PLEKHG2 gene encoding pleckstrin homology domain-containing family G member 2 isoform X2, with protein MPEGARGLGLSKPSPSLGHRGEVCDCAAVCDTRTAPATPAMTSPRGSGSSTSLSTVGSEGDPAPGPTPACSASRPEPLPGPPIRLHLSPVGTPGSAKPSRLERVAREIVETERAYVRDLRSIVEDYLGPLLDGGVLGLSAEQVGTLFANIEDIYEFSRELLEDLEGSSSAGGIAECFVQRSEDFDIYTLYCMNYPSSLALLRELSLSPPAAMWLQERQAQLHHSLPLQSFLLKPVQRILKYHLLLQELGKHWAEGPDAGGREMVEEAIVSMTAVAWYINDMKRKQEHAARLQEVQRRLGGWTGPDLSAFGELVLEGAFRGGGGSGPRLRGGERLLFLFSRMLLVAKRRGPEYTYKGHIFCCNLSVSENPRDPLGFKVSDLTIPKHRHLLQARNQEEKRLWIHCLQRLFFENHPASIPAKAKQVLLENSLHCAPKSKPIPEPLTPPVGSPRPRDARSFTPGRRNTAPSPGPTATRRGRRQSEPLKDLYVMFPHNAKPRLKHTGSAGELYPPLEPQPPGPTSGPPEDLEDTGPPTLDPSGPSITEEILELLNQRGLRDPGGPLQPPPHDVPKFPGDSQVPGDSDTLTFQGLPSRDSSEEEEEEELDMDEREPSPLHVLEGLEGSSAAEIADIPSLSKSPDRPSLPEMPSLSEIPQMPCLPSLSDISSVFEMPCLPAIPSVPDIPSLPSAAPQLPCDSWLQGPPQELDETLATRRELFPGSTSGKLGEPSSEDRAGREEDEGGSFPEFQPPDVTQDQGFSHELEFRSCSEIRSAWQALEQGQLARPGFPEPLLILEDSDLSGGGGSGGGKAGVPTSERSASRVRELARLYSERIQHMQRAETRASANAPRRRPRALAQPQLLPGLSQEQAEPGPLPAFGHVLVCELAFPLTCAQESVPLSPAARVQAATPLTKQGGCQDSQGLHVSSLPEQDHLSLQVPAATPLPEQGSLWNTQIPATTPLLEQEDPPDSQAAAVTISPDQGHLEIQAPAATPLQEHRDHVDTQVPSSTSTLEQGGHVDVQLPTNPASAKRGSSSDVMVSATSPAPKQEGCWDSQSPTDTPVTKPGASRDVQSPATACGPAVDPLLIHRSSLDPQMPADTPLPLQRDLPDIQVPGTSPLPVHGGHLDRQIPANAPLSLPQDPPDFQVPAAKPLPQTAGLTDADTQVQALPPLPQQGGLRDTQGRAAAPWLQEQSLTDLQVQKLTPLLGQKGLTNDQVPAAMPLPEQGGPTDTQDPLPTPVQTTVLLAKQGGPSVSHAARSESSDLTPPHSPPPPTRKLLGPNAAALSRYLAASYISQSLARRQGPGGEGPPASWGPWSSSAPTSRAPSPPPQPQPPPPPARRLSYATTVNIHVGGGGRLRPAKAQVRLNHPALLATPQESVSLRRAQGGPDAPFHM; from the exons ATGCCCGAGGGAGCCCGTGGACTGGGCCTGTCCAAACCCAGCCCTAGCCTCGGCCACAGAGGTGAAGTGTGTGACTGTGCGGCTGTGTGTGACACTCGGACAG CCCCTGCCACCCCCGCCATGACCTCCCCCCGAGGTTCTGGGAGCTCCACATCCTTGAGCACTGTGGGCTCTGAGGGAGACCCGGCTCCgggccccaccccagcctgctCAGCCTCGAGGCCAGAGCCCCTTCCAGGGCCCCCCATCCGCCTGCATCTGTCGCCCGTGGGGACCCCGGGTTCTGCGAAACCCTCGAGGCTGGAGCGTGTGGCCCGTGAGATCGTGGAGACAGAGCGGGCCTACGTCCGGGACCTCCGAAGCATCGTGGAG GACTATCTGGGCCCTCTGCTGGATGGTGGGGTCCTGGGGCTGAGTGCGGAGCAGGTGGGCACGCTGTTTGCCAACATTGAGGACATCTACGAGTTCAGCAG ggaGCTCCTGGAAGACCTGGAGGGCAGCAGCAGCGCCGGGGGCATCGCCGAGTGCTTCGTGCAGAGG AGTGAGGATTTTGACATCTACACGTTGTACTGCATGAACTACCCGAG CTCCCTGGCCCTACTCCGGGAGCTGTCACTGTCCCCGCCAGCAGCCATGTGGCTGCAAGAGCGCCAGGCCCAGCTCCATCACTCGCTGCCCCTGCAGAGCTTCCTGCTGAAGCCTGTCCAGCGCATCCTCAAGTACCATCTGCTGCTGCAG GAGCTGGGCAAGCACTGGGCGGAGGGCCCAGATGCCGGGGGCCGCGAGATGGTGGAGGAGGCTATTGTGTCCATGACAGCGGTCGCCTGGTATATCAATGACATGAAACGCAAACAGGAGCATGCTGCGCGCCTCCAG GAGGTGCAGCGGCGGCTGGGCGGCTGGACCGGTCCGGACCTCAGCGCTTTTGGGGAGCTAGTGCTGGAGGGCGCATTCCGAGGTGGTGGAGGGAGCGGCCCCCGACTTCGAGGGGGTGAACGGCTGCTCTTTCTGTTCTCACGGATGCTGCTCGTGGCCAAGCGCCGGGGACCGGAATACACCTACAAGGGCCACATCTTT TGCTGCAACCTGAGTGTCAGCGAGAACCCTCGAGACCCTCTAGGGTTCAAGGTGTCCGATCTGACCATTCCCAAGCACAGGCACCTGCTCCAG gcCAGGAACCAAGAAGAGAAGAGGCTGTGGATTCACTGTCTCCAGCGCCTCTTCTTTGAGAACCACCCCGCCTCCATCCCTGCCAAG GCAAAACAAGTCCTCCTTGAAAACAGCCTGCACT GTGCTCCTAAAAGCAAGCCTATCCCAGAGCCCCTTACACCCCCAGTTGGGTCTCCCCGACCTCGAGATGCTAGAAGTTTCACTCCTGGACGAAGGAACACAG CTCCATCACCAGGACCCACCGCTACCCGTCGCGGCCGCAGACAGTCTG AGCCTCTGAAGGACCTTTACGTCATGTTTCCACACAACG CTAAGCCTAGACTCAAG CACACTGGCAGTGCGGGGGAGCTCTACCCGCCCCTGGAGCCTCAGCCACCAGGTCCCACTTCTGGACCCCCTGAGGACCTGGAGGACACAGGACCCCCCACGCTGGACCCTTCTGGGCCCTCAATCACTGAAGAAATCCTGGAGCTCCTGAACCAAAGAGGCCTCCGGGATCCAGGG GGCCCACTGCAGCCACCCCCCCATGATGTTCCCAAGTTCCCCGGAGACTCCCAAGTGCCAGGCGACAGTGACACCCTCACATTCCAAGGCCTGCCCAGCCGAGACTcttcagaagaggaggaggaagaagaactggacatggatgaACGGGAGCCTTCCCCACTCCACGTCCTGGAGGGGCTCGAAGGTTCCAGTGCAGCTGAAATTGCTGACATTCCCAGCCTTTCCAAAAGCCCCGACAGACCCAGCCTCCCTGAAATGCCCAGCCTTTCTGAAATTCCCCAGAtgccctgcctccccagcctctcTGACATTTCCAGTGTTTTTGAAATGCCCTGCCTTCCAGCCATTCCTAGCGTCCCCGACATTCCTAGTCTTCCCAGCGCTGCCCCCCAGCTCCCCTGTGACTCCTGGCTCCAGGGACCCCCACAGGAGCTGGATGAGACTCTAGCCACCCGGAGAGAACTTTTCCCTGGAAGCACTTCTGGAAAACTGGGCGAGCCCTCCTCAGAAGACAGGGCAGGGCGAGAGGAGGATGAAGGAGGATCATTTCCAGAATTCCAGCCCCCAGATGTCACCCAGGATCAGGGATTCTCACATGAGCTGGAGTTCCGCTCTTGCTCTGAAATCCGGAGCGCCTGGCAGGCCCTGGAGCAGGGGCAGCTGGCCCGGCCGGGTTTTCCTGAGCCACTGCTGATCCTGGAAGACTCGGACCTGAGTGGGGGCGGTGGCAGTGGAGGAGGGAAGGCGGGAGTCCCGACTTCGGAGAGGTCAGCATCCCGAGTGCGAGAGTTGGCCCGGCTTTACAGTGAACGGATCCAGCACATGCAGCGGGCGGAGACCCGGGCATCGGCCAACGCACCCCGCCGCAGGCCTCGGGCTCTGGCCCAGCCGCAGCTGTTACCTGGCCTGTCCCAGGAGCAGGCCGAGCCAG GACCCCTGCCTGCCTTTGGACACGTGCTGGTGTGTGAGCTGGCCTTTCCTCTAACCTGTGCCCAGGAATCTGTCCCCCTTAGCCCTGCTGCCCGGGTTCAAGCTGCCACACCTTTGACTAAGCAGGGAGGCTGCCAGGACAGCCAGGGTCTACATGTTTCAAGTTTGCCTGAGCAagaccatctgagcctccaggttcCAGCTGCTACCCCGCTGCCTGAGCAAGGAAGCCTCTGGAATACCCAGATTCCAGCCACCACACCTTTGCTGGAGCAGGAAGACCCCCCAGACAGCCAGGCTGCAGCTGTTACAATTTCACCAGATCAAGGCCACTTGGAAATCCAAGCTCCAGCTGCCACTCCTTTGCAGGAGCATAGAGACCACGTGGATACTCAGGTTCCTTCTAGCACCTCAACTCTTGAGCAAGGAGGCCACGTGGACGTACAGCTTCCCACCAACCCAGCTTCAGCCAAGCGGGGAAGTTCCTCTGATGTCATGGTTTCAGCCACCAGTCCTGCGCCCAAGCAAGAAGGCTGCTGGGACAGCCAGAGCCCAACTGACACCCCTGTAACTAAGCCGGGAGCCTCCAGGGATGTTCAGTCCCCAGCCACTGCCTGTGGGCCAGCCGTTGATCCTTTGCTTATACACAGAAGCAGCCTGGATCCTCAGATGCCAGCTGATACCCCACTGCCCTTGCAGCGTGACCTCCCAGACATTCAGGTTCCGGGTACCTCACCTTTGCCTGTACACGGAGGCCACTTGGACCGTCAGATCCCAGCCAATGCCCCGCTGTCCTTGCCCCAGGACCCCCCAGATTTTCAGGTTCCAGCTGCCAAACCTTTGCCCCAGACCGCAGGACTCACGGACGCGGACACCCAGGTCCAAGCTCTCCCGCCTTTGCCCCAGCAGGGAGGCCTCCGAGACACCCAGGGTCGTGCCGCTGCACCTTGGCTTCAGGAACAAAGCCTCACAGACCTCCAGGTTCAGAAGCTGACACCTTTGTTGGGACAGAAGGGCCTCACGAATGACCAGGTTCCAGCTGCCATGCCTTTGCCCGAGCAAGGAGGCCCTACGGACACTCAGGACCCGTTACCTACCCCAGTCCAGACCACCGTGCTTTTGGCCAAACAAGGAGGCCCCTCAGTCTCTCACGCTGCCAGATCAGAGTCTTCAGACTTGACTCCACCCCACAGTCCCCCACCCCCGACACGGAAGCTCCTGGGCCCCAATGCGGCTGCCCTTTCAAGATACCTGGCAGCTTCATACATCAGCCAGAGCCTGGCTCGGCGACAGGGGCCTGGAGGAGAGGGTCCCCCAGCCTCCTGGGGCCCTTGGTCCTCCTCTGCCCCCACATCACGGGCACCTTCACCGCCACCCCAGCCCCAacccccaccgcccccagccCGGAGGCTCAGCTATGCCACCACGGTCAACATCCACGTCGGAGGTGGTGGGCGGCTACGGCCAGCCAAGGCCCAGGTCAGGTTGAACCATCCTGCTCTCTTGGCAACCCCCCAAGAATCTGTGAGTCTCCGCAGAGCCCAGGGGGGCCCCGATGCCCCTTTCCACATGTGA